A single genomic interval of Labrus bergylta chromosome 18, fLabBer1.1, whole genome shotgun sequence harbors:
- the srp14 gene encoding signal recognition particle 14 kDa protein — MVLLENDSFLTELTRLFQKCRASGSVVITLKKYDGRVKPVPRKGQTESFEPADNKCLIRASDGKKKISTVVSTKEVIKFQMAYSNLLRAHMDGLKKKDKKSKSKKTKATQ; from the exons ATGGTGCTACTTGAAAACGACTCG TTCCTTACAGAGCTCACGCGGCTCTTTCAGAAGTGCAGAGCATCTGGCAGTGTTGTCATCAcactaaaaaaat acgaTGGGAGGGTGAAGCCAGTTCCTCGAAAGGGTCAAACCGAGTCATTTGAACCAGCAGACAACAAATGTCTCATTAGAGCATCTGATGGCAAGAAGAAAATTAGCACAGTG GTCAGCACAAAAGAAGTAATCAAGTTTCAAATG GCATACTCCAATCTCCTCAGAGCTCACATGGATGGACTTAAGAAGAAagataagaaaagcaaaagcaaGAAAACCAAAGCCACCCAATGA
- the LOC109981266 gene encoding 5'-3' exonuclease PLD4 isoform X1 has product MNSAYSRLDDSNDSNKRRSTSCVTLVVVLGCLTVLGIVLAITVLERPSTSKDHDTLPEEDGWGNFSTDQCSMVLVESIPQYVKYKANVTFGIPLEKAWKDLISVATHQVDVVSFYWTLTGDDISVNSSSDKPGRQILKDLEDLPSRNVSVRLLYSVPSVRTNSTDLKILKEKGVQVRSVNFGRLTRGVMHSKFWIVDRKHVFIGSANMDWRALTQVKELGVVIYNCSSLAKDLHKIFQSYWVMGRSNSTLPQPWPPEYDTVINKEHPLVVKTDNVSSLVYLAGSPPSFCPPSRTQDLEAILSIISDAQRFVDVAVMEYFPSTRFEKPQRYWPVIDDAIRTAAFEKKVKIRLLVSCGRDSDPSMLPFLASLASMDSPRHDINIQIKVYIVPVGNQSDIPYSRVNHNKYMVTDKVAYVGTSNWSGDYFLTTAGVGLVISQHAPHPVWKTKALQSQLRAVFDRDWNSEFAVHLADLKHHPDCALS; this is encoded by the exons ATGAACTCTGCGTATTCAAGACTTGATGACAGTAATGATTCAAACAAAAGG AGGTCGACCAGTTGTGTGACATTAGTTGTGGTTTTGGGCTGTCTGACGGTTTTGGGGATTGTGCTCGCCATCACTGTGCTGGAGAGACCATCAACGTCTAAAGATCATGATACACTTCCTGAGGAGGATGGTTGGGGCAATTTTTCCACAGACCAGTGCAG CATGGTCCTCGTGGAGAGCATCCCTCAATATGTGAAGTATAAAGCCAATGTTACGTTTGGTATCCCTCTGGAAAAAGCCTGGAAAGATCTGATCTCGGTGGCAACACACCAAGTGGATGTGGTCTCTTTCTACTGGACTCTAACTGGGGATGACATCAGTGTTAACTCTTCTTCTGACAAACCT GGAAGGCAGATCCTGAAAGATCTTGAAGATTTGCCCTCCAGAAACGTCTCTGTGCGATTGCTGTACAGTGTTCCAAGTGTTCGAACAAACTCCACAGATTTAAAGATACTGAAAGAAAAAG GTGTTCAGGTGAGGAGTGTGAACTTTGGACGTCTTACACGGGGCGTCATGCACAGCAAGTTTTGGATTGTTGACAGAAAACATGTGTTTATTGGAAGCGCAAACATGGACTGGAGGGCTCTCACACAG GTGAAGGAACTGGGAGTGGTCATCTACAACTGCTCCAGCCTAGCAAAGGACCTTCATAAGATTTTCCAGTCCTACTGGGTGATGGGACGGTCCAACAGCACCCTGCCCCAGCCCTGGCCTCCAGAGTATGACACTGTCATCAACAAAGAGCACCCCCTGGTGGTGAAAACGGATAACGTCTCAAGCTTGGTTTACCTTGCA GGGTCACCTCCATCATTCTGTCCTCCATCGAGGACTCAGGACCTTGAGGCTATTCTCTCCATCATCTCGGATGCCCAACGCTTTGTTGATGTAGCCGTCATGGAATATTTTCCCTCCACACGCTTTGAAAAGCCTCAGAG ATACTGGCCCGTCATCGATGATGCAATCAGGACAGCTGCATTTGAGAAAAAGGTTAAGATCCGGTTGCTGGTCAGCTGTGGGAGAGACTCTGATCCCAGCATGCTCCCCTTCCTTGCGTCTCTAGCCTCAATGGACAGCCCGCGACATGACATAAACATCCAAATA AAAGTTTACATCGTACCGGTGGGAAACCAGTCTGATATCCCATATTCCCGAGTTAACCACAATAAATACATGGTGACTGATAAAGTAGCCTATGTCG GTACCTCCAACTGGTCAGGGGACTACTTTCTGACCACAGCTGGAGTGGGTCTGGTGATTTCCCAGCATGCTCCACACCCCGTATGGAAGACCAAGGCCCTGCAGAGCCAGCTCAGGGCCGTCTTTGACAGAGACTGGAACTCTGAGTTTGCTGTGCACCTCGCTGACTTGAAACACCACCCAGACTGTGCACTATCATGA
- the xgb gene encoding x globin, which yields MGCAISGLAAKAEFGERNTDAAASAVCPSGDQIQMIKESWKVIRDDIAKVGIIMFVRLFETHPECKDVFFLFRDVEDLERLRTSRELRAHGLRVMSFIEKSVARLDQLDRLEALALELGKSHYHYNAPPKYYSYVGAEFISAVQPILKEKWTAELEDAWKTMFQYVTGLMGQGYQEESRRQHLLTLSPKDRPEKSNTAL from the exons ATGGGCTGCGCAATATCAGGTCTGGCTGCAAAAGCGGAGTttggagagagaaacacagatgcAGCTGCTTCTGCTGTTTGTCCCAGCGGGGATCAAATTCAGATGATCAAGGAGTCGTGGAAAGTTATCCGGGACGATATAGCTAAAGTTGGAATTATTATGTTCGTCAG GTTGTTTGAGACCCATCCTGAATGTAAGGATGTCTTCTTCCTGTTTCGAGACGTGGAGGACCTGGAGAGGTTACGGACCAGCCGGGAACTAAGAGCACACGGCTTACG GGTGATGTCTTTTATCGAGAAAAGTGTGGCCAGACTGGACCAGCTGGACAGACTGGAAGCTCTGGCTCTGGAGCTAGGAAAAAGCCATTATCATTACAACGCCCCTCCTAAGTACTACAGT TACGTCGGAGCAGAATTCATCAGCGCCGTGCAGCCAATCCTGAAGGAGAAGTGGACGGCCGAGCTAGAGGACGCATGGAAG ACCATGTTCCAGTATGTGACGGGCCTCATGGGGCAGGGATACCAAGAGGAGAGCAGGCGGCAGCACCTCCTTACCCTCTCCCCAAAGGACAGGCCAGAGAAGAGCAACACGGCGCTATGA
- the LOC109981266 gene encoding 5'-3' exonuclease PLD4 isoform X2, with the protein MTVMIQTKGMVLVESIPQYVKYKANVTFGIPLEKAWKDLISVATHQVDVVSFYWTLTGDDISVNSSSDKPGRQILKDLEDLPSRNVSVRLLYSVPSVRTNSTDLKILKEKGVQVRSVNFGRLTRGVMHSKFWIVDRKHVFIGSANMDWRALTQVKELGVVIYNCSSLAKDLHKIFQSYWVMGRSNSTLPQPWPPEYDTVINKEHPLVVKTDNVSSLVYLAGSPPSFCPPSRTQDLEAILSIISDAQRFVDVAVMEYFPSTRFEKPQRYWPVIDDAIRTAAFEKKVKIRLLVSCGRDSDPSMLPFLASLASMDSPRHDINIQIKVYIVPVGNQSDIPYSRVNHNKYMVTDKVAYVGTSNWSGDYFLTTAGVGLVISQHAPHPVWKTKALQSQLRAVFDRDWNSEFAVHLADLKHHPDCALS; encoded by the exons ATGACAGTAATGATTCAAACAAAAGG CATGGTCCTCGTGGAGAGCATCCCTCAATATGTGAAGTATAAAGCCAATGTTACGTTTGGTATCCCTCTGGAAAAAGCCTGGAAAGATCTGATCTCGGTGGCAACACACCAAGTGGATGTGGTCTCTTTCTACTGGACTCTAACTGGGGATGACATCAGTGTTAACTCTTCTTCTGACAAACCT GGAAGGCAGATCCTGAAAGATCTTGAAGATTTGCCCTCCAGAAACGTCTCTGTGCGATTGCTGTACAGTGTTCCAAGTGTTCGAACAAACTCCACAGATTTAAAGATACTGAAAGAAAAAG GTGTTCAGGTGAGGAGTGTGAACTTTGGACGTCTTACACGGGGCGTCATGCACAGCAAGTTTTGGATTGTTGACAGAAAACATGTGTTTATTGGAAGCGCAAACATGGACTGGAGGGCTCTCACACAG GTGAAGGAACTGGGAGTGGTCATCTACAACTGCTCCAGCCTAGCAAAGGACCTTCATAAGATTTTCCAGTCCTACTGGGTGATGGGACGGTCCAACAGCACCCTGCCCCAGCCCTGGCCTCCAGAGTATGACACTGTCATCAACAAAGAGCACCCCCTGGTGGTGAAAACGGATAACGTCTCAAGCTTGGTTTACCTTGCA GGGTCACCTCCATCATTCTGTCCTCCATCGAGGACTCAGGACCTTGAGGCTATTCTCTCCATCATCTCGGATGCCCAACGCTTTGTTGATGTAGCCGTCATGGAATATTTTCCCTCCACACGCTTTGAAAAGCCTCAGAG ATACTGGCCCGTCATCGATGATGCAATCAGGACAGCTGCATTTGAGAAAAAGGTTAAGATCCGGTTGCTGGTCAGCTGTGGGAGAGACTCTGATCCCAGCATGCTCCCCTTCCTTGCGTCTCTAGCCTCAATGGACAGCCCGCGACATGACATAAACATCCAAATA AAAGTTTACATCGTACCGGTGGGAAACCAGTCTGATATCCCATATTCCCGAGTTAACCACAATAAATACATGGTGACTGATAAAGTAGCCTATGTCG GTACCTCCAACTGGTCAGGGGACTACTTTCTGACCACAGCTGGAGTGGGTCTGGTGATTTCCCAGCATGCTCCACACCCCGTATGGAAGACCAAGGCCCTGCAGAGCCAGCTCAGGGCCGTCTTTGACAGAGACTGGAACTCTGAGTTTGCTGTGCACCTCGCTGACTTGAAACACCACCCAGACTGTGCACTATCATGA